AAATGTGAACACTAATACTTGTctgatgtctttttttctgtttgaaagAGAGGATAAAGTGTCTGACAGGGACTTTAAGCTTATACTGGTAACATTTGCTGACTTCTTCAGTCCTAAGATGTTTAGGCACCATAGTGTTTTGCTTTACTGCAACTGTGACCTGTCATATAAATAATCTGAGTTATGCAACACACTATTCTAGTACTTCTGTCGAGAGTAACATAAGCAGACACATTTTTTCCACAATCTTGCGGCCAAGGGTGTTCCCAACAGGTTACTGTTGGCCTGACAAAATGGGGTACATCAGCCATTTGGACCAACAGATTTTTAACAGCCTTGTGTCACAGATTTAGCCgcactgacatttttaaaagtacaaaaacagcACTAACTCTATGCTACATGTACAGAATGAAGAAATATGTTACCACCACACACTCTTACCAAAATAAACTAGATTTTTCTCCAAACAGTCTGTGGTACTTGAACGGAAACTACCTGGTCATCATGGTCTCTGCCAGTATCATCCTGCCCCTTGCTTTAATGAAACAGCTTGGTGAGTATAATGTAAATATATCTTTGTTATGGGAGTACTGTTTTCCACTTCCATTTACCAAAGAAAGCTTTTAGTGTGTTGGAACATGCTATAATAATACCTTTTTACAGATATTAGAAAACTGTCACAGCTACAAATTGCTCCACAGTTTGAATAAAAGCCATATATTAAAGATAAATATGCACGTTCGAATgtacagacacataaacagGCACACAATCGAACATATGGTCAGAAGCTCATTCAGACATATAAGCAAATAGTTGTAAACTATGGCCAAAAATAAAGGGATGAGGATTAAGGGAAAGCTAACCtataaaaatgagttttcagCAGTCATTCAAAACCGTTATCAGAATCAGCTAACATGTGATCTAATGCATACATCAGACAGTGATGATGTTTTTTCTCCCTACAGTTGCCCtgctgttaaaaaagaaaacaaaaacaaaaacatcctcTTTTGAATCAGACCACTAAGGCAACTTTAACCTTATTGCTGACACAATATTAAAGCGAGTGGGCAATTGCATATAGATGAATGTATAGGTGTTTTCTGTACACACAGTGACCAGAGATAAAAGATAAGCTTGAAGCAGATAAAAAAGCCAAATTCACTGATCTGTGAGTCTAGCCAGACTTCCAGGACCATGTACACATCACCAGCGGGCTTAACTTTCCAATATAAATAATAGATTATTTGAATTCcctaagagtaaaaaaaaaaaaagtaataatataaTATGTAATATACTAATAATCAATAGCTagtgaaataatataaaatatttatgttGTCTTCActtaaatttacagtttgacttactttttttttttttttaacttaattaaatgttttttctgtttaaaatggATCTCCATGGCAGCTGGGCAAGGTTCCTGCATAACAAGTATTATGTGTTGACAGTCTGTATTAACAGTTAATGTCCTTTTATTCAGCTACTCGTTGTAACATAGCTTCTTTAAAGTAGTTTTGCTCCTTTTCATTATACTCCAGAGTAGTGGGTTTgagttttgggttgttttcatGCAGTGCATTTATCTAACTCGTGCATTTGCCAGTTTGTGTTCAAGAAATATTTTCTATACTTAGAAGTTATCAGTTAAGATTATTTGAAATTAATCCAACTTATCTAATAATTTTTGAAGGCAAAGGTATGTACATTGCAGTCAAGCAATTAGTGCGTTCTTGTCCTACCCCTCACAGCGAAAACAGCGGGCTGttcagttaaaaataatttctccTGACATAATCGCACTCTCAATTCCGGCATATTCTGCTCGTTAATACACAGTATAAACATGCCGTCTTTGCCCTCACAGTGCTGTGAGGTCACTCTGTACATTTTCAGGATGTTATTGCAGTAGCTTCATTTATGACAAGGAGCATCTAAAGCTAATGCAGTTAATAGTGGTTCCAAACAACACATGAATTCAGTCTGAGGAGCAGTTATGAATTTTCTCGTTCTCTTTATTTTCAGGTTACCTTGGCTACACCAGCGGGTTTTCTCTCAGCTGCATGGTGTTCTTTCTCACTGCAGTAAGTTGGTCCAACACACACAGTGGCACATCATCACAGTCACTGCGCACACAGAGCCTCTTTTGCTCTGGCATGCCTTCCTGGCGTACACTTTATGTTGCTAACTTTCCCATCCTTGTCTCTATTTTTGGTGGAATGTGTCAGTGTTTGATAAGGCTAATATAAGAGCTACTATACAGACATCAGAGGTTCAAAGTTAAATCTGTCTACTTAGAGGCTGAGTGGCCCTAATCTAGATTgaaatggtttttctaagtagTTGTTGATAACTGgaggatgtttttttaatgactgacATATCACCTTATCCTTATTTTTCATGATATTCCTGTTTGTTCTTCCACATGTTGCCACATTTGCAGGTCATCTTCAAGAAGTTTCAGATTCCCTGCCCCTTTGAGGAGTTCTCAGTGAATGGTACCGCTTCCCACCTCAGCTTGAACGATTCAGTCCATATCCATGAGTACAACAACGGTGTGGTTCACGAGGATGATGACTCCCACTGCACCCCACGCATGTTCACCATCAACCCACAGGTAGGCGGCTGAGATGAAGAACCGTTTGTATCTGTGGATATGTATCGCTTTTGAATATTGAAAGCCAGAGATGCTGAGATGCTGTAAATGTATTTGCTAGTTTCCACACATGTATGCGGGGAAGCTCAACTGCACTGCTAATAATAGACAgtcatgtgtttatgtgtctcTTAACAGACAGCATACACCATCCCGATTTTGGCTTTCGCTTTTGTTTGCCACCCTGAGGTCCTGCCCATCTACACTGAGCTACGCAAGTGAGTCGCCCATCTGTAACCTGCAATGTTTGATAACATCTCAGTGCAAAATGTGGCATTAATGTCCACTCTTTGATTTTAGCCCATCAAAGAAGAAGATGCAGAAGGTGTCCAACATTTCCATCTTAATCATGTACACCATGTACTTTCTGGCAGCTCTCTTTGGCTACCTGACTTTTTATGGTGAGGGCAATTTTCCCTGACATTTCTTTTACGATTGGTGTTTCAGTACCAGCGGACGAATACAAATGGCTGTGTTCATATCAAGTGGACAGAACAGTGATagatatttgttattattaagtAAGACAAAAGGAATCTAGTTTGGGCTGGAAAATATTTGACTAGGGAGATTAGTTTTTTTTAGAGGGGCAACTCAGATACagtgttaaaatgttcattataCTTTACAAatcttgcaaaaaataaaaataaaaatcattttccTCGCAAAGGAATAGCTTTTCCTTGTTGTTAATTGTTAGTTATTGTGTATTAGCTATTAAGTGCCATCATCCAGACGATCTAATGTGGTTTCTATAAAAGCGTAGTAACCTTTTTCATGGAAAAATTGAGTCTCTGTAGACAGATTTTCTAATcaggggttttgttttgttttgttttgtttaatgatTCCATCCTTTACAGAATTTGCCTCTACTGTGTTACATGGAACCCAAGCGCCCTCTTGTGGAGATTGTTTGTCATGGTATGCTGTCCACAGTTGCTGAGTAATGAGCTCATGCGCAGCTAAACTAGTTTATGTTGATATTTCTGTAGGCAATGTGGAGACTGAACTACTGCACACATACAGCCGGATTGATCCTTACGACACTTTGATCCTGTGTGTGCGAGTGGCTGTCCTTACTGCTGTAACACTGACAGTCCCCATTGTGCTATTCCCAGTAAgtgatgcattttatttcagtcttcattcaataattaaattaatattgtAACATTATAGTGTTtctaatgtgattttttttgcccaCAGGTGCGTAGAGCCATCCAGCAGATGATATTTCCCACCAAATCTTTCAGCTGGTTACGTCATATTGCCATCGCTCTCATTCTTCTCACCTTTATTAACATGTTGGTGATATTTGCTCCTAACATTCTGGGAATCTTCGGCATTATTGGTGTGTATAATACTGAATGTAAAGTTGGAATAATATCAAAACAGTAATGCTTTTCTTATGCTCTGGAGTCTGAGACTCAAGAAGAGGGGGTATAATGCTTAAATCTCCAAGAGGCAGTAAGGGAACTGATAGGTTGGATTTATGGGTAACTTCAGTTGCcatttgtatacacacacaaacaaatattaaatgttaaaaacgtGACCAGTGTCATGGACACACTGACAGCTTAAGTCAATATTTTTGTTCCACTTTGTTTTCAGACTGAGGTCATGTTTCATAGGTTACAGGTAAAAGTATAAAACATTAACCTTAGGGACTACCGGGTACTTCCTCAAAGCAAGGGTTCACGTACAGAGTTTACCTGTTTTTGAATCTATGCACggaagcagaaaaaatagaGGATATAATAAATAGAGCTGTTTTCagattttgcttttttgtgtgcTAGCGTGTAAAACAGAGGGGATTAGGAGAATGGGATTAGGATTAGGCACATGTATATGTTGTATAAATAATCAAAAAGTCtgaataaaagtataaattACAAATCAAGTTTACAGAAGGGCAGCAGTgacacggtggttagcactgtggcctcacaggaagaaggCCCTGAGTTTGACTCCACTGTCTGCCCgggacctttctgtgtggagtttacatgttctgcctgtgtttgtgtgggttatctccgggtactccggcttccactcacagtccaaagatatgcACTTAGTGCGGTTagattaattggtgattctaaattgggtgtctatctctctgtgttagccctgtgtcaGATTAGTGACTTGTACCCCCTGGAGGAGAACGAATGGATCGAGAatttagaaaacagaaaacaaacatcaacaaataataatgagtcccgtgtatttttttcttatcaaaGTTTTATTACAGCATTgcatgcttttttatttttcaggcgCCACATCAGCTCCTTGCCTTATTTTCATCTTCCCTGCTGTCTTCTACATCCGCATTGTTCCCAAGGAAGATGAACCCATGAACTCTCTTCCTAAGATAATGGTGAGGCAATGAAAATATTTGCCATGCATGTTACATCATTTTACAACTTCTTGATAGTTAAGTCCAAAATGTTTTCCCATCATTCTTAGGCTGCCTGCTTTGCCGCTTTGGGTTTCTCCTTCATGGTAATGAGTCTGAGCTTCATTATTATCGACTGGACAACAGGGGAAGGCCTCGCTGTTGGAGGACACTAAGTGCTGCTTCATTGTGTGTAGTCTTAGGGAAGGAGTACATACTGTAAAACGGTCAATGGTTAGAAAATACTGTCAAGTAAGCAGGAACACACTACAGGGCTGCTAAGAACAGCTTCCGGATTTCTAAATGTGTAAAACACCCAGTATAGTATGTGGGTAGAAAGGAATCACTCTTGGAAATCAATGTCACTTTCTGACTGTAATTTAACATGTATCTGTACAaaatccattcatttcaatattttattatttaagttaACAGAGTGTaaatttttatttgaataattACGAATGAACAGGgttgttgttctgttttgtttttttgttacccTGTGTTAGTGCGATAACATCCAAGGATGCAGGGATGATAGTGAAATTGTCTTTCCCTGTTGTTTTCCctttactcacacacacaaacagctgcagctggtACTGTACAGAGAAAGACAGTATGATTGACAGTATGAAAGGAAACAAATTAAGATAAAGTATAAACAAGAGACAGtaaaataacatatttttttatgtaatattAGTTATTTTCCATTAAATGCACAGAagaaaacagattatttcaacCTGCACCAGCAGCGATCTGAACTGTTCATTCTCATCATTATTATGTAATATTATATAGTGAGGTGTTTTAAAGCCTTAGAGCATGGCTGACATTTAATTATGTGTATGTATTGTTTGCTTCATATGCATAAATCAAcaaattttattcaaaaacCTGGGTGCCTTTTAGCATTTaacaaaaagcacacaaagaTACGATGAAAGCAAgagtttatatttatttagctaactaccagaaacatgtttttaatttcaaatgaaatatatttaattctACTTTATACAATGAAACCAATAATCATGATACAGAGATAATTCACACAAATAATATTTCACTTGTTTGTTAAAATGTAAAGtgtttgataaagaaatgcctttttaatgcttttgtaGTGCATATAAGCCAACTGTGAcccttaatataaagagttCAAGTTTACTTTAACACTTTGTAGAAGTTTATTTAccttattttattccttcttcgAGGGTTTCAGAAATAATTTCTTTACTCTACCACATCACTACAATTTACAAGTTGGATGATgactgggtttaaaaaaaataaatctaaacaAGTGCCACGCTTTTCATGGATAAAAAAGAACACCTACATGAATGTTTAAAGCCCAGTAATGAGCATGTTATGTCCAGTTTCCAGTCTTTTTGCTCAGCTAAGATAACAGCTAGGTAGCTCTACTTTTATATTTATCGTAAGACGTAAAACTGGTGATGATCTCGTTTAATTTTAAGCAGCATCAAAGAGAATGTTCATCTTCCCAAACTGTCCCAACTATTCGCTCACTTTTAATCACCCGTGGTTAAAATTTAAAGGATGTATTTGCCCAGATTccaaatgcataaataaaggccatgtaaatagtttggttgTACCCAGGGTTTAATAGGAATTTTATAAACAAATGTATAGACACGATGtatatatctaaaaaaaaataagcaaataaaaccaaaacgtCATCCATTGCTAGATGCCACtaggtaaaaatgaagaaaatgtagTTTCTAGTTGTAATTCAGtttggacctctgacctctgagttgttgggttttttttttttgttgttgttgttgttgtttggctctGCCTGCTGGAAAtctgtaaaattaaaatgagttAATTTGATAGATCGATGTGATGATGATGCTTTTGTTATTCTGTCGCATTATCATTGCTTCACTAGTTGATAGTAATTTGCTTGGTCTTGTTGGCCATAAACATGAAGTTAATCTTTTTGCATGATGTCAAGTCTGTTCTGTATTTGGTGTAGTGAGCAGAGATTTGCCTTCCAGCACTGTCACATAGAGATGTTAAGTAATAACTGTGCATTTGGCATCTTATAGTGAAGCGTACTGAAGTCCCAATCGGTTTTGTGTTACGTGTTAAAAAGtcgttcttaaaaaaaaaaccctcagacTATTACAATTACTGTCATTACGCTCAGAGagagaagactttttttttagtttaattcaTGTGTGTTGAGGAATACCTCCCAAGTTTTGGCTTAAAGTGATCTCAACACCCATAACGGGTATGACTAACTACATAGGAGTATGCTTTCACAGACTACAGGGGCTTTACATTATgtaatatatatgaatataaacCATAAATTCCCAGCTTTTAAACCAATGGAAAATTTTCTCATGGTCAAAAGTGAGAAAAGCTTATGACAAATACTTCTACCCAAAGATGGTTTTATATTGTGTAACAACTCCCAGACTTTAGAAAAGTCAAGGACAAAttctcagtttatttatatataactctattttctgttttttgtagcAGTTTTGACTCCAGGttaagttgggttttttttttttcagactaaTCATGAGCAGAAGAAATATCCAGTATCCTTTTCAGTATTGCTTTGTCACATTTACTTGCTGTGCTCCTTGTAGTGTTATTGGAGGTTTAGTCTCATCAAGTTCAGTAACCAAAGTTACTAAAGGGATCTTGGGGTTACTTTAAGGGATCTTGCCAAAATAACAACTGACTACCTACTGCTTTAAAATGCTATAGCTTTTAAACATATGCCACCACATGATATCAAATGTTAATCCATCATGTATGTAAGAAAATCTATGTGATATGTTACTAGAGCTGTAGTTCAAGAAGTTAATTATAACGTCGCTACAAGTAGATAACAATGCCTCTGGACTTTGGTGactttatataaataatgtatATAAATGTATGCCTTTTATATTTGTGTTGCATATTTACAGTAGCTTGTAAAGTGTAAATAGCTGAACAATTTTAGTTTGCCAATAAAATAATTGTAGATGTTTTTAGATTGTCTTTCTTGGCCTCATTTACCCCTTGACTCAAACAAATTGTTATTTGgacagtgtgtgtttctgtttttttttttcttttactatgTACTGCTCTTAATTTGTAGGCAATTTTAGTATTTGATAGATATTAATACAATAATCTGTGCAAGCCTTGAGTcattcttcatttcttttttatattgctAGGAAAATgcattctctgtcaagatgatcccgcACTACTTAAGTAATGTTAAAATCTGGGCTTTTGGTGATTGGTGGCATCTATGACTGTTAGTGCCTCATCGTGTGTTTTGCTATCTTGGTCTGTTTGTATTGCACTGGCAATATGCTTCAGATcgctgtcatgctgaaaaataaatgagatcctttccagatggtactgcGTGGTGGATCGAAATCTGTTGGACTTTTTTGAATGCATAATTCCATCCCCAACATTACTAGCTGACATGCAGCTCCGACCATGACAGAATCTCCACTGTGTTTCCCGGATGACTGTGAACACTCACTGTTGGACCTCTTTCTTGAACTCATCTGCACATACTGACAA
This DNA window, taken from Astatotilapia calliptera chromosome 5, fAstCal1.2, whole genome shotgun sequence, encodes the following:
- the slc38a3b gene encoding sodium-coupled neutral amino acid transporter 3 isoform X1, translated to MEPSQSEMNILSNGKSHDLGDDVGVPLKTMLDEDQNGTQTVRYEEPDDGLENEEFLPNEGGKKPIRFTDFEGKTSFGMSVFNLGNAIMGSGILGLAYAMANTGILLFWFLLTAVAALSSYSIHLLLKSSGIVGIRAYEQLGYRAFGNLGKIAAGTAITLQNIGAMSSYLYIVKSELPLVIQAFLKVEPNSDLWYLNGNYLVIMVSASIILPLALMKQLGYLGYTSGFSLSCMVFFLTAVIFKKFQIPCPFEEFSVNGTASHLSLNDSVHIHEYNNGVVHEDDDSHCTPRMFTINPQTAYTIPILAFAFVCHPEVLPIYTELRNPSKKKMQKVSNISILIMYTMYFLAALFGYLTFYGNVETELLHTYSRIDPYDTLILCVRVAVLTAVTLTVPIVLFPVRRAIQQMIFPTKSFSWLRHIAIALILLTFINMLVIFAPNILGIFGIIGATSAPCLIFIFPAVFYIRIVPKEDEPMNSLPKIMAACFAALGFSFMVMSLSFIIIDWTTGEGLAVGGH
- the slc38a3b gene encoding sodium-coupled neutral amino acid transporter 3 isoform X2 translates to MEPSQSEMNILSNGKSHDLGDDVGVPLKTMLDEDQYEEPDDGLENEEFLPNEGGKKPIRFTDFEGKTSFGMSVFNLGNAIMGSGILGLAYAMANTGILLFWFLLTAVAALSSYSIHLLLKSSGIVGIRAYEQLGYRAFGNLGKIAAGTAITLQNIGAMSSYLYIVKSELPLVIQAFLKVEPNSDLWYLNGNYLVIMVSASIILPLALMKQLGYLGYTSGFSLSCMVFFLTAVIFKKFQIPCPFEEFSVNGTASHLSLNDSVHIHEYNNGVVHEDDDSHCTPRMFTINPQTAYTIPILAFAFVCHPEVLPIYTELRNPSKKKMQKVSNISILIMYTMYFLAALFGYLTFYGNVETELLHTYSRIDPYDTLILCVRVAVLTAVTLTVPIVLFPVRRAIQQMIFPTKSFSWLRHIAIALILLTFINMLVIFAPNILGIFGIIGATSAPCLIFIFPAVFYIRIVPKEDEPMNSLPKIMAACFAALGFSFMVMSLSFIIIDWTTGEGLAVGGH